In Ailuropoda melanoleuca isolate Jingjing unplaced genomic scaffold, ASM200744v2 unplaced-scaffold72435, whole genome shotgun sequence, the DNA window GGTGTCCAGAGGGCTTGGCCGGGGCCCTGTTGGTGGACACTAGGAGGGAGGCCAGGTGTGGGGATCTTCAGCTACATGCTGTATTCTGTCCTTGGCTCACCATCAAAGGCTTTTTGTCCCCATCTGCTCAGAGCCCACCCAGAGGCCCCGGACTGTCTGTGAGCGCTGGAGGGAAAATCTGCTGGAGCACTACGGTGGCACGCCCAGGGACGACCAGTACGTGCCCCAGTGTGATGACCTGGGCCACTTCATCCCCCTGCAGTGCCACGGGAAGAGTGACTTCTGCTGGTGCGTGGACAAAGACGGCAGAGAAGTGCAGGGCACCCGCTCGCAGCCAGGCACCACCCCTGCATGTAAGCAACCCAGGGACCACCCCCATTCACCTCAGCTGCTCAGAGGGCTTGCTGGAGGCCAACTACCAGCTGTGGGTGAAGGTGGGGAAATGGGGGGTCACCAGGTCCGGTGAAAGTAGTCACTAATACACCATGTTGGTTTATACTCTGGTCCACCCGAGATCCCAATTTGGATTTCATGTTTGGTTTCGTCATTAGCAGTTTCTGTAATTAGAACATCTGGAACTCCATTCAACACGCAGttacccctcctccccagcccagggtgAAAGGAGACACGTGTCGCCCTGGGGGCCCAAAGAAAAGCCGACAAGATATGGGCTAGTTTCcttcccttaaaaagaaaaaaaccttttgctttgttctgagggaaatgttttgttttcttcctccctaGTAATTGGCAGTGTTTTATATaatccttggggaaaaaaacccctagaaattagaatttcttttaagGAACATCTGGAACACATCTGTCTAGGGTAAAAGCCTTTTGATGTTTTTGGAGGTTCAGCTATGTGGAAAGTaacttcttcccctctctccacctaCCCTCGtttcccctcctttctgtccttcaTCCCCTCCCGCTCTTTCCCACCGCAGGTATCCCCACAGTTGCTCCGCCCACATTCCGGCCCGTGCCCCGGCCTGACGTGACCCCTCCGTCTGTGGGCACCTTCCTGCTCTATGCCCAGGGCCAGCAGATCGGCCACTTGCCTCTCAACGGTACCAGGCTTCAGAAGGACA includes these proteins:
- the LOC117800557 gene encoding nidogen-2-like; protein product: EGGQVWGSSATCCILSLAHHQRLFVPICSEPTQRPRTVCERWRENLLEHYGGTPRDDQYVPQCDDLGHFIPLQCHGKSDFCWCVDKDGREVQGTRSQPGTTPACIPTVAPPTFRPVPRPDVTPPSVGTFLLYAQGQQIGHLPLNGTRLQKDMAKTLLSLHVKWTSAGVGLHRAFGSGQGPEAEGRPGGCLGCSLTAGVRRRCSCRKWGHCCPESRLTDPGFLQCASWGFRYVEREFQLCEDVEAVWGSTAKWTEP